TATTTTAGCCACCAAAACCAAGACAAGGAGTTTGTCCGCCAATTCCTAAAGGGGGTGATCCCAACTTTTGTAACCTTGTAGATGTAAAATATGACTGTGACACGGATTCAGATTGTACGGAAAGTGGGTATACATATCAcaatatttcatgataattcGAGCAAAAAAGCACCTATATTTGAGGCACCATcactcaaaaaaaaaatcaaaaataattacaaacatgatataatttcaattaaaatcataaatacatgttttttgtacattgtacatatagagggagggttgacATTTCAACAAACAGGTTTAATCTTTCCGTAGTTTACCCTGTACtaattcaggagcctctggtcttatTAAGTcttgaatgattttaaattttaatttcattttatatatttcgaagtttagtatgacgtccattatcactgaactagagCACATTTTTGTTTGGGGCCAGATAAAGCACGCCCCCGGGTGTGGGCTATTCTCGCTGCATTGATGACCCATTACTGTGGACACAATGTATTTGTCAAATGATATCCAAAAACAAACTATCTATGGAAAGTCAACAAAATAATTCAATCGAATGGATAGTAAACACAATgtaaacttaaaatattttatatttcaaaatgtttaggttttttttataatggcaTTTTAACAATTGGTAGCGCACGTATCTTACTtatctgttatttttatttaagagaataaaaaatgttgtggGACACCATGTGGAGGACGAGCATGCACTAATCCCATAAaggtatgttattttttataaggtAAACAGTCATTccattttataattaataattaaaaatacagactatttaaaaatttaaagagtATTGAAATAATATAGTAAACATATTTCATACATACACACACGGTTGGTATTGTATAAACAGGCAATTATTCCAAACGTTATGAATTAAGTGTTCAAGAACAGAAAGAAACATAATcttcagaaattaacaaaaaaagacaatgggagatgtggtatgattaccaatgagacaaatgtTCCAATGATTTGAATATAAGCAACAAAAAAGACAattgtacggccttcagcaatgagaaaAATCAATACAGTAAGAGGTGTAAAGTTTGCTATTATATGCCTGACATGTTAAATATGAACAAATCAATTAACACAACTCATTACCTATagcaaaacaatgaacgaaaaaaaaatatgacatacaTGATCCAACGGCAATTACTTATCTACAGATTCCGGTTTTGAGAAAGGCATTTACAAGGTATGGCGGTAGTTTCCGAGCTCCCAAACCTTTACCTTACTGAGGACAGTTGTTAAACCGCACAGCATATgaactaaatatataaataagatcgatacaaagataaaaaaaaaaaaaaaaaaaaatgtaacaaaaccAAAGACCAGACATTGCCTGATACCTTTAATATATATTGCAAAGTTTTAATCCCTACAGCAAAAAAGACACTATGTACATATTTGAAAGTACTCAAGATTACTGCCAGCTagttttaaatcaattaaaagtaACACAATTATTCATCTAATAATAAAatagccaaggctccgtgttgaaagccgtactttaacctataatggtttaatttttaaattgttattatattgcaaagtTTTAATCCCTACAGCAAAAaagacactcacaccacatcttcctatatctatcagtacacatccaatatTCAAAAGATTTAGTATAAATACGTCATTAACTGGCAGGAAAAAAACATGTCCTTAcgcaatattaaagccaaatcAAATTCGAGTTTGCTTGAGGATGTTTGAATATACGTTCCTTTATAGTATAATAGATAATGGGAATGGGATCATTCCATAATCACgatgtttatttcttttgttttttattgacaGGGTGATCGTACTGGATGTCCATCGTGTAAAATCCAACCGAGTTTAGGTTGTCCCGTGTGTTTCCAATATCTGCAGCTGTGCAACTCAGACAGGGAGTGTGGTCGAGGTCAGTAAAGTGTTCTAAGAATGTCATCCATACACTTGTAAAATAAACAGCAATTTTTCAGTTACGCCTTCTATTTAAGAGTTTGCAAGTAATCTTTTTCCCTGAAATTATATCCGTTATACTGTCAAGAAAAACTTTCTGAGTTGGTAAAGGTCGACAACTTTTACTTGTTTTAATTTCTGTAAATGTGTTCTTTTATATAAACAGCCaggtcaggaaaatggccattgttatattatagtttgtttctgtgtgtgttacattttaatgttgtgttatTTTTGTGCCGTAGTTCCCctaatatatttgatatgtttccctcagttgtagtttgtaacccggatttgtttttttttctcaaacgattaagaatttcgaacagcggtaaactactgttgcttttattcatGACAATATTGATGACCTTTATCGTTGAGCACAAGGACATTTGTTACTTTTGCAAGTAAACTTTTAAACCtaaaattatgatattcagTAACAAAAAGTATCCCTATTAGGACAAGTGTTAACAACATATGGAATGCATACTGttagttaaatttaaacaaaaacaatataaaaaatcttcatAGCTTccaaatcaaaaacaaacacatagttttgaacttattttatttgtatattgtaatttttcagGTCATCTTTGTTGTTTCAACCCTTCATGTGGTACATCATGTAAAAGAACATATGGTCGATGAAACATTCTGTATTGGATATCCAAAGAACTCATGAAGAACCTCATAATAGTTGTGATTagcttttcttttctttatgacataattattttttttaaattatagaaataaaaagaaatattcaaccAGAATAGTTATTTTATGAATACTTTACAGTCACTTACGACATACACATTATACAATTACCCCATACCCATTACTagtaacttaaaaaaatataacacaattgCACCAtactatttatacataaaacaatacacTATTCAATTGATACAATTACACCAAACACTTTATACAAATACATCCTACAACATACACTTAATACGGCAAACCAATACACCATTCGCTTGATACAATTAAATAATACACCATACACGATTTTCATTTTCACCATACTCCATACCCTTTCGGAGTACATGAGATCACCGCCAGTTTTTaggtgggttcgtgttgcttattcgttagttttatattttttgtcatgtgtactattgtttgtctgtttgtcttttcaattttaaaccatggcgttgtcagatttttttcgattgatgagtttgactgtcccgctggtatctttcatccctcttttattacATAACACCATACGCCTTATACGCCTGATACAATTACACCATACACTATACACATTATACAGTTACCTCATATAGTGCAAAACAACAACTTGGAAATCAACGCCGAAACcagaaaattgtaaaaactatTGTTGTCCCCTAGTTTATGAAGCAAGTTCTAGATTTGAACACAGGATGAGGTAAAGCTGTTCGTGATCCTTGTTTTGTGTCTTGATCTATCAAACCTTAAAAGCATAACTTTATTGGTGGTTTGTTTTCTTAATCTTAATTGCAGCTGAAaatgaagtttgaaaaataacatCATCACCAAAGTCATGTTTGATAACCAAAGATAGACGAGGatattcattttgaaaagaGCAATGCATGAAAGTAACAAAAACAAGGCTTACAACGGGCGTTATCAACCAATTGAATTAGTGCGAAAGGAGACAACCcaaaaaaatgtgacaaaaagcTGTGTATAAGTTTTGATAGGAAACCGTTTTGATGAGCGACAAAACTATTGTATTAGAAGGTgacttaaataaaatgtttatttttgttattgtcctTTGTTCTTTGgttgatattgatattgatatttttttcagtaattaaACTATCATTTACCTGTAAGAATTAGTTATactaccttcaattgaccaatatttttctttgaaatattggACATTTAAAGGtaacataatgtttttttacagaTAGATGACTATCAAATAACAAGAATAAAGAACGAGTACAACAATAGAATAACGATGTTTTACATATATCACGTGGTTACTAAAACGAAAAGATGTCAAAATGACATCGCTCAGAGAATtgaaaatctaaatttaaaatcgatgttgatatctcatatagcagaaaaaaactttaatattattgaatttttctttttcaaacagAATGAACATTTGATCACTTTTTCCCTTTAAGCCAAGATAGAAACTActgaaatatatgtaaaatatattttaaacagaagcaaacaacacgtttttttttatgcaaaactgTTTAATTAATCAGTCCACAGGATATACACATTTGTAACGACAGCCTTGCTTGCAACATTTCTTTGTTCCAGGGCACGATGCGTCATTTTTACAGTTTCTTTGAACGTTACAATTAGTCCGTGGATATTTGTCTCTTGGACAACGGCCTATTTTCGTTGTTTTGGCTACAATGGTGAGAAAAATATAGACATCAGTATACAGTTTACTATCACGTATATATTCGCGTAGAATACCattattaaaagtaatttaaacttgaatattaaataatcaaatataatgaatacaAAATTCGATTTGATGTTTcctttttatattcattatatttagtTCTTGAAGTAATATACCGCAATAAATAATATTTCTCTgtagaaatacatgtatgtaatgtatagaaaattaaaatgtaatatggttgaaaaaaaacaacaatctaCCTGAAGACGTAGACGTACGCAACAAAAGTGCACCGTTAAGCCTTCAAAACCCAACAAAACACATACTGTAAGTTAACATTGAAAGTCGCCGATTTGacgaaatgtaaaacaattgaaacaatttaaataacGGCCTTGTTTGTGAACAAATCAAGttacgaaaaataaacaatacagaAAGCAATCAACGCCAACATTTATTACAGGCAAATAAAACGGGTAAATGCTCATACCAAACGTTGCTACTATAACTAAAGGAGATTTGGACTAGAACGAAACTAAATAGGCGTCCTTCATCTTTAACATttgaaaggataaaaaaaatacaacctATAAATCGCTATCCACTACCTGTTACAGTGACGAAACAgcataacatttaaaaaaacatacccttGTATAAAAACCAGCTAAATATACCTCAGCTCCACTTATCAgcacaaaaaatcaacaatcaTCAAAATAAGTGACATAGTTCCAATGTAAGTCTATTCTTGTTAAAGAAAGTCGATAACAAGTACAGTTAATTATGATTTCCAAACTAAACAAAAAGTATTAATAACTGAATATAAATCTTCATATTGACATATACAATAAACAATCATTTTCAACATGTTAAGTCTTATACTTAAACTATAATAAAAGACTCAAACTGTAAATTGTACATCAAttaaaacgggaaaactaaGATCTTAAGATTAACAAAACATTATGGAAAACAAATGGACTAGACAGGAACCAATGATAACCACTGACTGCAGGATCCTTACTTGGAGCAGACGCACAGAAAATGTGGGTAGGAGTGGGGGTAAGGAGTAGGACATCGAGGTATAGAACTTTACACTGATGGAATCGTGgaaaatgaactcatcatagataccaggacttaatttagtatatacgccagacgcgcgtttcgtctacaaaagactcatcagtgacgcttgaatccaaaaaagttaaaaaggccaaataaagtacgaagttgaagagcattgaggatcaaaattcataaaagtgttgccaaatacaatgcaaataatgaaaatgattgTGAATGTTATAGTCTTATATCTCTAAAGACTAATATTCAgttgttaacatttttaatcAGAGCTTTATTTGTGAATTCATACTTGGCATGTTTGCGCATCTTTGTTGTTTGTTggtatttgttgaaaaaatagtgatctgaattaaaatgtgaatttgGAAGTAATAAATGTCAATTACTTAGTGTAACACGTGATATTAGAAGTGGGAAATGCCAACTTAGAGTTTTACAACCAAATGTTACTGTTGCTCTCGTAAAATTCATCAAACATAATTCAGATGACGGTCATATCAGACAAGTATTGGTCTTTACTTACCTCGTAACCATTACAATTATAACAGTTGTTGTTACACATGTACTTATGAAATCAAAACACATTGCTTATCTATAAGCAATAGCTAAAGGTTAATAGTTAACTACATTGCACTTTCAGGAGATTCGCTACTCAGTTTCAGAATAAAAAGCTTTTCataacactagtatatattgatagggacTTATTACAGtaaccaatttttgggggaaaatgttctctcttgctatttatagctttatcattttttaaaaataacaaatatttattttattcttagaTGCATGacttttttattagttgtaagtGGTTTTAAACTAGCTGGAAGATAACTGCGAGTATTCTCAGATGTGTTCATTGTGTCtatttgtgtcgggatgtataagtacccggccacgtccacttgtattttttgtctatatgatgggttaagcctttttcaactgatttttatagttcattcttatgttgtactgttataccactgtcccaggttagggggagggttgggatcccgctaacatgtttaaccccgccacattatttatgtgtgtgtctgtcccaagtcaggaacctgtaattcagtggttgtcgtttgtttatgtgttacatatttgaattgcgttcatttttttacataaataaggccgttagttttttcgtttgaattgttttacattgtcttatcggggcttcTATAGGTGactgtgcggtatgggctttgctcattgttgaaggtcgtcggatacctatagttgtaaatgtttgtgtcattttggtcttttgtggatacaATGTAGTTGGcttattggcaattataccacatcttcttttttatatataagactCTTACAGATGGCTTATATTTATACGtgttaaagatttataaaaagaaaaaagggggtcaatgggcaaaatattttaaggcattaaaatggataaaaccagaggattctaaaattcggataaaatttcaaaaacttgacaagcgaacatccttaagaCAAAATTATCCTTACCATTCGGACAACAAGTATGGTATTCATCAGCCGGTCCACCTTTACAATGATATCCAGTAGGACATTTGTTAGAACTAACAACCATTCCACAGAAACGTGTTGGATGAGGATCACCATAATCACAAGCTTTAtttacataaacatataaaaatatcactAATACGTATTCTAGGTATATAACATATAGTTTCAACAGCTCTTTGAAGTAATAGACTAGGTCTTTttcgatatatattttttagaagaTGGCAATCAAGCGACTATGGCAGATGTAATACACAAACATAGTCGTCGCTGCATTAAACACAAACATTTGTCTTCTCTGAATTGATAACAAATTATGGTCATATCTGAATCACACTACGTGGTAGTAACGTAGGCAGTGATCACGTGATTTGTACTGTCTAATTTGAGtgcaaacactttttttttaatcttgtcTTCTTTACCTAATATTACTTGAAGTCATTCATAccattacaaatatataatttaaaagtacagaTTGCATCAGGCACTGTAATTGTAACACTACTgatattgtttcattttaaaaccTTCTGACCAGAAATATATTTCGTTTTTCGAATACTGGTCGTTGTAAACTTTTTTCAATACTAAATAAGCACTACATGGATGGCGCATGTATAATATCTGTAAAATACAGTTATGTCACATAGTAAATGTTCTCTTCAATGATAAAACTTACGGATTTGACAGCAGACAGAGTTTATGCAGTAGGTTCCCGATGGGCACGGTTTACCGGTAAATGGTCCTATTTCACATGTACCTTGAGGCGTTCCCTTTTCACAGACTGAATCTAtaatacaaaagtttaaattaaataGCCCGTGATagttatttttaagaaaaaatcatTCTGCTGACAAACTTCCGTAAAGCACAATCTTCAGTGCCGCCTGTCTAGGTGTGATCAGTTGATTTACGCATAAAGATAAAGAATAAGTATTTGCACGGActcaacaaaatataatttgaatctgtcaaaaaatttaaaatgcttAGTGAAACATTTAACACAATACGTCATTTAAAACGATAAACACACATAACTCACGAACACAGACAAATGTCAGGCTCTTCACCTAGGACAGAATCACTCAGAATTTGGTGGATTAAACATGTATGTTAGCCATGAACACTTCCCTAATTCTGGGAAAGTGAGGAAAAGCATAAAGTCAGActgtaaaaatcatttgaagcATCATTAAAAAGACAGTGATTGGCGAAATGAACTGATGTAAAGAATCACGTAGAGCATCAATAGGAGGCATTTACTGTTTGCATCAACTTTTTGTTAAAGACAAGGAATCGGTCATGTAATTGTAGTAGGAGTTTGAGTCGTAAAAGTCGTTAGATCTTGAACATGAaggatttttaaaagaaaagatcaCAGTTGGAATTGTAAGGGTACTTAATTCTAGTTTAAGGTAAATTATATATGAGTGGGAGGTTTAGCTAGTTATGAAACAAACTTTATCATCATCTGTCATTTCTTCAGAAGGAAATGTGTCTACCAATTCCGGAATATGATAGTCGTGTTATGGATATgcgttttgttttgatatttggttagggactttccgttttgaattttccttggtatttttgaatatatgtatcatgatctttttgtttagtttcttttgttacctattctgataTCGAACTCGGACTTCTTTTTAACTATGTTTTACTACGCGCATTATTGTGTTGCAGGTATAGGAGGGGGGGGTTGAGATCTTAATacatatgtttaaccccgcagcaTTGTTTGTGCTTATTCCAAGTCTGGAACCTGTGTCCTTTGCTAGTCTTGTATTTAGGAGTTAAAcatgacatccattatcacgGAACTAATCTACATTTTTCTTTCAAGACCAGCTAAAacacgcctccgggtgcggaaattgCTCTCTCTAGTCAACAATTGGTTGTATTCGGCTGTTATATATTACCTATTCTAAACGACAGCAAACTCAGTCGTTACCGGGGCATTCTTGTTTACCTGCGCAACAGGTAATCAATAATGGTTCATTCTAATGTGATGTGCTTCTCTTGTATTGTGAATAAGCCCAATGCactaaatccaataaaatttgtttgcacatgcgtatattgactactgCAGAATAATGACTTTGATCAACTTGACATGCCTTTAGCATATTTCTTTAACTTAAAACACTTCCAAACTCCAATGATGCACTTGTAATACTAATTAAATTATCATGACTGTAATGTGATGCAAttcgaaattgacatatttgacctagatacgaTAACTGTTCATGCTGGCTGTTAAAAAATCTTCCCTCTGAAAAAATCGCATTGCCAGTCGTTTGCTGGTTTACACATAAAAAAGAGGTTCATGTAAGAACCCACACAAACGTTATACACTTATACACATCGGACATAGATATTAACCTAATtgtcctaatcagaatcgaaataattgatgcaaactttactttattgtagtttggACATgagtaggcattatattcgtgttattttagccctcACTTTTGCtcgggtaaaaaaaaatacgaataCAATGGCTAcacatgttaaaactacaataaagtctaacttgcatcaattatttcttaacatTACCGGCATATCCTACAAAGGAACACAATCTCGATATGTGACATGATAATTGCAACGGATCAAGACGTAAATTCGACTAGGCTCAgtgatttcttattttttttgtttgcagcTGACACTAGAACTGAAATAGTTTGACATGTAGAGGTATTCTCGATTTACGATTTTGTTATCAGGAAGAAAAGGGAAAAAACACTGTGTGATAATCGAATTTGATTCTTTTTATCTAAACTAttatactaatatatatatatatagaacaatATAATCACGTACTTTCctttcatattgaaataaataacagaACATCCTTACCTGTTTTGCATGCACAAGTTGGACAATTGTTTGCATCCATAACATTACCGAAGGGACATGCTATAGCACAAACAGGGCCACATCTTGGTACTGTAAAacaaagtatatttaatataaattaaacaaattgcaTATGGGAGGTTTTTCCATGCCacaaaccaggttcaaccaaccattttttttttattaaaattgtctgtaccaagtcaggaaaatggccattgttatattgtacttcgtttctgtgtgtgatacatttaaatgttgtgtgtctgtagttctcctcttatatttgatgtgtttttctcagttttagttttagtttttaacacGGATCTGTTTAGTTTGTTAATTTACTCATTTGCCATCTCAACACGTCTTTTGTAAATGAGCATAGCAAACGTTGTTTGCATTTCTCTGTTTTTGTCAGAATACTAAGCATGCTAAGCATTCAGTATTAttaaataccaattttcgtgggtacaagTGAACTAAACAACAAATTCAAGTATTCGAcgaattacaaaattataaatcaaagtatctcgaatttgacttacacagtcatctcagtaccagaacctatgacaaacgagacgattttaattttgaaattataaatttcccccaccttagtagcaacatAACAACTTCACCTGCACATGGGATATATCTTTCCTAActttttcgatattcaagagcttgcagctcctactcagactttgtaaaacgtcatcagtgtctgagaagaaagttgatgaaccaggggtatgtcaaagaacgtctcgtcctttttctaaaacaaagttcatcggaaggtaccaagaccttgttgataaatattcctatcaacttctcaaataatacacgatggtcttgatgtatagattctgcgtactgatgttgtttatcatcttaacaacatgtgtatttgttctttcatttgtctttgttctattatttatattacttttactgttgaatggttttatgtgatatccgtttgacgtggctcggtacttatacatctcgtcaatgtgtgtgtattggctttcattttttggtggtttgttttgtatatgcgactgtttgtatttcttttgttcgtattacgtgactctgtactttaaatgATCCCGTCAGCATTATTTTGGTCTactatatgtcattatgatatatttctattatgaattactatatacgttgaaccacaaacgtcaaaatcattcaatcgcgtagtggaattaactatttttggattctcataaattccacctataacttttggactagtttaaatctcggtctatttctgtaatgtgttcttacatacttttgatttttttaactctgtatgcttacatcatgtacattgcctatgaaaattttaaaactgtttgtatgcacattaaacgacaaatttatgtgacgtatacaaattttgtgacgtcagacactcaagtcaatccgtgtgttcgtagatagatgtttttgtgttctgttaaattgtcccttttaaaattgttattcgatgatgactgatgtacccatattttgactattttattaattgtgactgtttatttaacgcatcatctaaatataacggaatttgatgagactgttattaaagagagagggttatcgctatagaaccaggtttaatccaccattttctacatttgaaaatgcctgtaccaagtcaggaatatgacagttcttgtctattcgtttttgatgcgttttgttatttgatttttgccatgtgattatggtctttccgtattgattttcctctgagttcagtatttttgtgattttactttttgaaatattaaaaaatcaaccgggatcagaaaaaaaatttgataggTAATTAGGTTTGAACTTCGTTTGTACTTTTACAATGCCAAATATATTAacgtttctttattttaatgatCAACCAAACAGCTGTTCCATCGATATAGACTAATGTTATATCGAAcggttttgaaaaaatatgcaatgtATATTTCAACTAACGATGAAAAGTACAATATGCTGTTCTCAAATCGAAGGATCAAtcttaaatatcattttaaacgAGGTGGAACCATGGAATGACTTTTCGATCatattgcctttatttgtttGTCATAAAAGTTACAGTCAAATGGAGATAAATTAACGAAGACAGTAAAGAAGAGGTATATTTCAACATGACTGCACCTTAGCCACCTCATGCTATAAATAACAGTGTTTACATAGTTTTAtagacctatattttttttacttttacaaataagaCTTGGAAGAAAGAATTGTtgcattggcactcatacaacattttCTTCTATCCATTCAAATAACGGAAAGGTATCTCTATAGCAATGCTTTTTACTATAAGTAATAGTTCAAGATATCTCATACACATTAtgagatatctttaaaaaattatgatatatcTTATCTAGTTTTTGAGATACCTTATGTAGAATACATAACAGTGTTcattatttataagatatctcatttaatatataatatatcttatattattttatgttcataaaatatcttatataatttattttcattagatcttatatatagattataacatgtcatttttcatatcgcgtgtattatcagccctaggttcgaTATCAacccaagagccgcatggctcgagggctgatgtTGATCGAGGTCTGacaatacatgcgatatgaaaaatgacatgttatgatctttttatcatatgcttcaacaatggaaaaataacagattcatatatCAATCCTTTAACGTGGTTCCCAAAAAGTGGTTCAAAGACTAAACGTTCACGGACGTTGGACCCCAAATTTAGTACAGTCGATAAGAAATTTTTCTAAGTATAGAcgaatcaaacaaaacaaatcaacaatatacataatgaacactttttttaaagtaactttctgtttaatgtttgaaattgttaaaaaatccctttacttttttttttttaattattttactcaatataaaattgagaatggaaatggggaatgtgtaaaagagacaacaacccgaccaaaataaaaaaaaaacaacagcagaaggtcaccaacaggtcttcaatgtagcgagaaattcccgcacccggaggcgtccttcagctggcccctaaacaaatatatactagttcagtgataatgaacgccatactaatttccaaattgtacacaagaaactaatataaaaataatacaagactaacaaaggccagaggctcctgacttgggacaggcgcaaaaatgcggcggggttaaacatgtttgtgagatctcaaccctccccctatacctctaaccaatgtag
The nucleotide sequence above comes from Mytilus trossulus isolate FHL-02 chromosome 5, PNRI_Mtr1.1.1.hap1, whole genome shotgun sequence. Encoded proteins:
- the LOC134719824 gene encoding perlwapin-like, translating into MDANNCPTCACKTDSVCEKGTPQGTCEIGPFTGKPCPSGTYCINSVCCQIPCDYGDPHPTRFCGMVVSSNKCPTGYHCKGGPADEYHTCCPNAKTTKIGRCPRDKYPRTNCNVQRNCKNDASCPGTKKCCKQGCRYKCVYPVD